Genomic window (Vicia villosa cultivar HV-30 ecotype Madison, WI unplaced genomic scaffold, Vvil1.0 ctg.000067F_1_1_3, whole genome shotgun sequence):
cttgctgcgtcacttgttgtgactctcgagcggatgcctaaaaatcatataagttaggtaaaatataaaatcatgcagatttagattcagattaattattaacactttaaatgtacctcttttagtgatgcaacggactcctcctcctgtaaaatccctttacccttaactgtgggttttataggagcagtctaaaattaaaatgtaaaaaataattaataaacggtttagaattgacattcgaaaactaaatgattcataatcgttttcaatatacctcatcactaatggtaatgagctccgagggccatgcaacaaatgatcctattgcatctcgcagcaatgtcgtctctgagaccatgtcaggtaccggtagcatcgcatcatgatctactacaacatccaccgatactttcaggtgtccatccaggagcggtctatggtgaagtaaatctcccaaagtgttgtgcacttttcccttgccaactagtcgataactcggttccgataagtatagttggcaagatgaaatgccctaaaccaatagtaaatataaagtcattatcattaataaaatagaacaatttaaaaggaaaaaaaattataattacctcgggaaatttcctttgatagttgatactagccttatcactagtttctttcaccgatgaagtgttgcacttttctctcatatacgcctctttatctctttgcaattcagagacttgtgcttgcaattccgccaacttttgcaacacttcttcatttgaaggatttcttctcctaggactcttgtaaaaagaggttggagtcacaccatgacccttacccctcacccgaccgggatactcaggagcatctagtgctctactaagtacgctcccctcaccggtggatgccgattgcgacaaggtctcctgtaattcatttacattaaaaaatcatttatatattaaaaaacatttgatttaattaaagacacagtattatacttacacattcagtaaaaactctctgaacttcgggatcgacagcatgatccttgcccacacgagcttccctccacaacacatgttcaggaagtgaggtttcctcacttttagtctcctctaactatgcattgacacaaatgataaaatcgtcaaataaaacacatttagacaattaattaaaacgcatttctatttacttacaattttatcctccaagcgtgcatatcccaaacgcccttttttgtatggatatgcgggtttggatgctctcgcactattcttggcactccttttccgaaaatcttcatctctttgctctacaaacttagcccaatcttcttcaccaatgaagatctcatacttttttggccgtcccggtgcctcttcaagaaagtttccatctttatccttaagataagtgtttgtcaaaaaagctttccaccctctatatcttttgccggccaaaccaagtatgtagcgtctacgatcatctggtatctcaaaagtcctctgcaaaaaaacatactcatagtgtgttagtataagtaatttaaacaatttatcgtcaagataataacaacaattaaccatatatgatatatacctgaagctcgtcccaaatcgctttttttttcgcatccaagtcttcgcttttcagattccatttagctacggagaccggaatatgcatacgaacaagtgtaccaatataacttgtcaactttgcagaattaggaccaattgcttgtttatcagaattccattccaatcggtatactaatccttggtctctatgtcgaacgattcccttcatgatagtgatgcctcgtgcaacttcttttgcttcagtatcaggtggagcatttgtatccgtggcatctctttcttgagcatctctttcttgtgagttttcaggtggagcatctctatccggagccatttaacctgtatcaaacaaactaaagcacattagtacactattaataagctaacaatctatacaagtaaaatggaagtcaaaccatgcatgtacaagtaaatcgaaaACGAAAttggtacaaatcaaaataagcgtcaaaaaataaagttgtcggaattgaacgaaatttacatggctatggtaaaacgtccccacggactcaaaaataaagtcggttttccgaaattcagaccctaagcccgacttttgattacgggcagaagcaaaaccgataaaaaaacagtcccgaaatgaacatataagtgcatgagcagctccggaatcgtcaaaatagtatagttacatgtaaagaagtcgacaaacggatacatggttcaaaagttatgtacaaaacgagaatatgcaccaaaattgaataagtactatactattgattaaaacaatcggtacaaattgaataaaacaaattagtcggaatatgtatactattacctttatcactaacgtctctttcttttcttggtaggattgtgttctacgcgtctcttaacaacgcggacggttggattgatccaaataccctcattatgatcatttctagtacaagattcattctcattttgatcgtttcttgtacaagattcaatgccaacaccaatatcaccttgatcttcaatgttttcatctactattttgttagataaaagcactatagaccatttcgtacttgtcggatcattgacatagaacacttgtttagcttgagaggctaaaatgaaaggctcatctttgtaccctaccctattgagatccacttgcaaaaatcctgacttatccattcgtatgccactattattttcaacccacttgcaaccaaatacaggaatctgaaacttcgcgtaatcaaacaccaaaatgcgctcgataaccccaaaatatgacaaatttgcaaatttcggatttaagtcattcgcacttgatatgtgcattgcttcagctaccaaggtaacaccactattttgcatagtacttttatcatcctgttctttggtataaaatgtgtatccattaatagcgtatgcgctataagaaagcacaattacagttggaccataggctaaacatctcaacctttctgttactgaagcaggatctgaacgatactttgaataaatatgatccctaaaccacggtatgaaacttcgattgtgctctcgtactatccagttctcatttctatttggatttaaatctcggagaacaaccttgtgcatttcaacatacggctcaacctcaatctcattgtgcagaacatacaagtgcgcttgatcccgttcgaccattgatactgtcacaactttatttccaattagcctttttccttctttttttttcgacaatatgagatttggggagtccaattgattgaacatttgacagatattcagtacaaaactcaaccgcttcttcaacaacgtatcgttcggcaatacaaccctccggtcgacttctgtttttcacgtacccttttaatattttcatataacgttcagcagggtacatccatctcatataagctggtccgcacaattgtgtctctttcacaagatgaacgactagatgaaccattatgtcaaaaaacgagggaggaaaatacatttcaagatcacataaagtaacaactatctctttttgcaatgttggtaagatcgcgggatcgaccaccttactgcaaattgacctgaagaagaaacacagcttagttattgcgcttcttactttttctggcagaatagaacgtatacctattggtaaaaaatgttccattataacatgacaatcatgcgtcttcaaactctttaacttgaggtctttcatggacacaagtcttctaatatctgaagagtagccttctggaactttaacttcactgaggaacttacacaatgttttcttctcctttctagatagagtgtaaacagcaggtggcagatatgttcgtcttcctttcgtcacgggtctcaattcagttctcatccccatgtttaccatgtcattccttatgttaacgccatccttagactttcctggtatattgagtaacgtacctataacgctgtcaaatacatttttttcaatatgcataacatccaggaaatgtcttacgtacaacgacttccaatatggaagttcaaaaaaaatggacttcttcttccacccacccttgacaagtgaatgtgcaaaaggcttgccaaactgagtgctcacatctttcaccttttcaaaaatttgatcacctgacaaaaaaggcggggctgtaccatgttcggcctttccgttgaatgcttttctccacccacggtagtgatgattagaatttaagaatctacgatgaccgagaaagacattcttctgacaaagatccaatcgtgtcgtatcggtttcatcttcacaaacgggacacgccttttgacctttattgctgtacccggatagatttccgtatgctggaaaatcattaattgttccaaacaacatcgccctcaagttgaaactttccttcctatacccatcgtaaacctccacaccgttgtcccacaaaaactttaaatcttcgattaacggtgccaagtatacgtctatgtcattccctggttgtttaggcccagaaattagcattgataacatcatgtacttacgcttcatacatagccacggaggtaggttatagatcataagaatcacaggccatgtgctatgcgagatactttgaataccatgcgggttcattccatcagtagacaatgacaaccgaaggtttcttgcttcttttccaaattcaggataatcagtatcaactttcatccattgtggtgagtctgccggatgtcgcaactttccatcaataattctttcatctgcatgccaagtcaagtgtcttgaatcggtctcactacgatacatgcgtctaaatctcggaattataggaaaataccataagactttagcaggagacaactttttcttatatcgaggggcaccacatttaggacactcattcaacactgcatactcgtttcgaaacaaaacgcaatcgtttggacatgcatgtatcttatcatagctcatgccaatagaggacaacatctttttggcttcatacgttcgattgggaagaacattatcctctggtagcatatctttcataagggctaataactctgtgaaacttttatccgaccatccattgtccgcctttaagttgtacaactttaacaccgcagacaatcttgtgaattttgaacaaccatcatacaacggtttctctgcatcgcttaccaacctctcaaacattttgggacaatccgcaagatcttcttcaagcgcttctgcaatctcttcgactcgatcgcaatcatatgtgtctgtgcaatcgtcgtttgaagcatacttcctattacaactcgacccagcattcccgttacttttctcaccatgcattgtccaacatgtataacttctatcaattccaaaccgtagtaaatgggatcccaactgtttcccgtcaaccttatccccataacagcaacccaagcaaggacacggcattcgaagcgggtcttcggagtgcttaaccgcaaactcaacgaattcccatacccctttctcgtactctttcgacaatcggtttgatctcatccatgtcttatccatgacttaattaagctaaacaaatgcttcttggtttctctatcaggtactaaggaattctgtcaagataataaatagctatcatcataatagaatacctaatcagaatacctgatttcttaaagaagacattaccttatttcaaggtaatataagtccacaaaccaaaaaattggttgagaggcactaaattgatattaaaatttaaaaagaagaaaataacaaactataacaaactataaatttaaaaagtgaaatttctttttatattaaaattcaaacattttttatgaaagcaaatttgaactaaaaaatagagaaacacatgttccttatattataaataaaaatagagaaacacatgtaaccaaaaaaaaaaaatagagaaacacatgtatacatattttttattaaaatgaactaAAGTGCatgcaataaaattattcatttttaaagaaaacaaaaagtgtcaagttttaacattttaaaaggaTGAATTCAAGTATTTCTGGAAAATAAGAGGGTGTTATTTCTCTTAAGAAGCAAAAAGTTTAAAATGCAACTCTTAATTTCTATTACTATAGCAACCGTTTGTTatagcttttgtttttttttataaatttctttGTATCATTAAAAGTGGTTTTTTTAATGATACAACAACCATATTTCCATCTTCTAATTTTACTCCAATTCAACAAACCACAACAACCAACAAACAAAAAGCTACGCCAATATTATGGCATAAGAATGACCCCTAATTATTTCCTAATTTTGATCTATCACCATTCATGGAACAAGTTATACACATGTTTTAACTATCAAAACACCATATTTCCATCTTCTAATTTTACTCCAATTCATCATTGAATCTTAGTTttatgtcacaactcaaaccacctAAACTCTCATAAAACTAATAAGGAAGATTCAAAACTCATAATCATACATGTAAGATTTACTAAATCATAATTCTACCATGATTAtccaaacaacaacacaaaacatgatcatccaatttcattaattCACCATAACTATGAAACTCCCCAGAATTTCAGAATTTCCTCAATCTTTCCACCAAAACTCAGTGTTGTTCCAAATGTCAGTGTTGTTCTAAATGTCAGTTCTAAAGATTCTAAATGTTCCATataaaattccaaacaaattctCATAAGCATATTCAAAAACATATAGCAGTATGAATAAGAACATATAGCAACCCACATACAGCATATTCAAAAACTTAGAAATTACCTAAAGGGATGCAGGGAGAACGGAGAACGGAGGGAGAACGGAGAACGGACGGAGGCGGAAACGGCGAACGGAGGCGGAGACGGAGGCGGAAACGGCGGCGGAGACGGAGGACGGAGGAACTGAAATTGATTTAGGGAAGAATCTGAGATTTAGGGATTCTGGGTGTTTGTTCgcgaggagaagaagagaaagatactGAGAAGCGCTTCTGAAATTAATTGGggcaagtttaatttgttttattttaaaacacctacgagggcgcttctgaaaagcgctttagaagggccacctatgccagcgctttctcttaaaaagcgcttttgtaaccccccccccccccctttaagagcgctttcaaaagcgctttcatatcccccactataagacccctataagagcgcttttgaaaagcgctgtcataccccccctttaagagcgcttttagaaagcgctttcatagccccccctataagagcgcttttgaaaagcgctttcattacccccccccccccctttaagagcgcttttttagcgtgtttttttattttgtttttagtgcaacctataacagcgctttttactagaagcgctttagtaggtgtgctgctaaaacttaaatttggcgtagtgtgagCTAAATTTTGGAGTTGAgatccaaacatatttaacatGATATTAGAATTTGGTTAAGAATTACAATGTTGGCATTTGATCCAGACTTACGCTATATGTGAGGGTCGGTGTTAAAATTTGTTTGAAGTCTTACGTTACTTAGATTGcactttattatataaatatgtgaAGATAACATCAtactttaaagtaacttttagGTTGATATCAAATCATATTTATCAAAATCCATTCGATTACTATATTATTTTCACTTAATTACTttcatcaaattaattaagtAGTGTTCCAACATGTAAAAATTTGGATAACATATAAAAATTTTAGGAACGGTATATCTTCACTTATATAATTAAAGAGGAATAGTCTCCAAAATGTACATGGCTATAGGTAGCTTATAAATTATACTGAACAACTAAACTAATCTTAGTAATTTAGTAATCAATTAACATTCATATATAGTCTCTAAAACCGGTTTCCAGTGACTACTCCAGTGATGCTTATTTGCAGTTTCATGCTCTCTAGCGTTTATTAACCGAAACAGAACTTCTTCTGCTGAACCTAATTcattctttttcatcttcatctgCTTCTGCGGCTGTTGATTATTATTATTCTGTTGTATCGCTCCCAATAATTCAGCTAGCTCACTCTTCGAAATCTTCAACGTGATTTTCCCATTTACATTACAGGAATCTCTAAGCTTTTCTAAAACATCATTCTCCTTATTCTGATGGTAATCAAAATGAGAAGTTTGGTCTAACACcttacttgatgatgatgatgatgatgatgatgatgatgatgaacattGCTTTGGCTGCTTCAAAGATTCTTCCCAGTCCTCTCCATCCCATTCCATTGACGATGCTGCCATGCAAGAGTTTCCCATTTTTTACACAAGAATAAttagtttaaaatattattttcaacgAAAATTCAGTGAATGtatatttaattaagttttaaaagaATAAATGATGAAAGTTTGTAGTACTAAGAGAAAGAGAGGTTTAGataaatgtatttatagagagaAATGGATTAGATAATAAACATTATGATTAGTTTATTATTTGATCGCCACGGCAACTAGATTGGGTCTTATGTCATATGGTCGTTCGTTCGTTCGTGTGCATGGCAGTCGTAAAGGGTGTAATCTGTTTGACCATTGAACCAAATACCAATGTATAGAATACGATGAATCTTTTGGTTGATTGTGTGGAATGGTAGCCTAATACTTCCAAGTACACAATAGTATACCGCTCAGTCAGATAAAATCATTGAAGGGGGATTTAATTTAGTTGACTTGTCATAGattgaattaaaatattataattaccaCCACGTGAGTGACTAGTACTGGTGATATTTTTCTTAAGAACGTGCTCGTTGTGCAATTTATTTAAAATGGCACCATATCTTATTGTTATTTAAATCCTGTTGGATTAATTTATATGCACAAATAGTGGAGAGCTATTTTACATGTgtttacaataaaataaaaaaaaaagtaattttgcCGAGTTTC
Coding sequences:
- the LOC131623442 gene encoding uncharacterized protein LOC131623442, with amino-acid sequence MGNSCMAASSMEWDGEDWEESLKQPKQCSSSSSSSSSSSSSKVLDQTSHFDYHQNKENDVLEKLRDSCNVNGKITLKISKSELAELLGAIQQNNNNQQPQKQMKMKKNELGSAEEVLFRLINAREHETANKHHWSSHWKPFLRPPSPPPFPPPSPPPFAVSASVRSPFSLRSPFSLHPFRICLEFYMEHLESLELTFRTTLTFGTTLSFGGKIEEILKFWGVS